GGAAACTCTTTCTTGTAGGTTGGGATGTCCCCAACCCTGCATCCCCTCCACCAAGCTCTTCTTTGTTGGTGCCCGGAGGGCTCACTCTCATTGTAGCTGGTGGGAATTTCTTATCCTCGTACCTCTTTCGGTCTTTCTTAGGGACCCAAGGCTCCTGCCGCTGCTTCCTGCTGATCCCAGTGTCCTCCAGATGGACATGCAGCACCTGGGAAGCTCCCATGTCCCCACTGGAGACACCGTGGGCATGAGTCAGTGAGGCCTTGTAAGTCAAGCTCTCTGAGGCAGGGGACCTGTCAGTGTGTTGGCCTTGGACCTGGCCCTGATTCCTCTTCTCTAGTTTCGACTTTAATTCCCTAAACAGATGTTCCTTAAGATCCGATGACTTCGGGTCTTGGGGAACTTGTCTTTTTGGTGCAGGGCTTTCAATGGTCCCagtaatttctattttactgTGATTCTCACGTATCCTTTGGGAGCTTCCTGGCTTGCTGGTTGTCAACACATTAGCAGTTTTTGACTGCAGAGCGTTGAGCTCCTTGGCCCTGAATATGTCCCTGGCCGTGCTGTGCACGGAAAAGGGTTCCGACTTCATCTTTTTGTCCTGTCGCCCTTCTCTTCTATCACTGGGACTCACTCTCTCATCCTTTGTCTCATGTTTGGCACCAGCTTGCCTTGCAGGCAGCTCTGGGGGGCATCTGTTGCCTAGCTGAGTAAATTTCTGACTCGCTTTGCCTGTGATGCCACATGTGACAGGTAGATGAGTCTGCCTGGCACCCTTACTCCTCTGAACAACCTCTGCAATCTCTTGGTTGATACCAGAGGGTGATTGTCTCGGCACCCCTTGTCCTTGCCTGCCCATAGGTGAAGTAGCAGGGCAAAGACGATCCAGGACCAGGGCTGAAtttgttgtttccactttttcttgAAGAACAGATTTAGAGCTTCCTCTATGGGGCTCGAAGCCCTCGGATTTGGAGTCCACTTCCAAAGTTGGGTTATTTGAGGGGGGACAGTAGAAATAGGTCAAGGACTGGGATGCAGCATCTTCCAATTTAAACGCCTGTATGGATTCCAGGACCCTGCAGGGAAGGCCCCACTCCATTCTCATATGAAAGCTTTTAATATGGGTTTCCATCATCTGTTGTGCACTGGAATCAATGAAGCAAAGCTCCTGGAAGGTATTCAGGGAGGAGTCCCCACCCACTGAAGGTGGCAAACTCCTCTGTGTTATTTGGGTGCGGGATTTGTCAGAAAGCAGCAATGTCTGCTTGCTGGCATGCCATGAACTGCGCACCGTCCCAGGGAGCCGAGCCTCACTGATTTCCTCAAACTTCTTGCTCAAATGTGCTTTCAGGACATTTTCAAGTTGTTTCTGATCTAGACTTTCCTCCAAGGCCCTTGAATTTTTCCCTGACAGACTTGCCACGTGACTATTTAGGTCTTTCTCAGAGTCATATGCCGGATCCTTATCTGAAGAACTCTCTGGGTCACTCAACAGATGAGCTTTTGGGCCGTTCTCTGGGCTGTGCCCCCGATCCTTCCCCATCTCCTTCTCTACCTGAAGCAGTTCTGAACCCCTCTCATGGAAGCTTTTGGATTGGCTCAATCCAACATTTAGATCTTTGTTCACCGAGATCCGTGAGAGTCCACGATTGCTCTCTGACTTAGCTATCTCTGAGAAATCTCTTGGAGGCATCATCAGTGACAGACACTCACAGATCCTGCGGGGCAGGCCCCACCGGTGTTGGATGAGCCTCTTTCGAAGGTGATGTTCCAGTTTCTTCCTCAGCTCATCACTGAGAGGAAACTCTACGGGAAGGATGGAGATGGAGGCATGGGCCTGGGAGGCCTGATGGTAAGGAAAGTTGGGAGCTGAAGAACAAAATTCTTCCTGAGATCTTTGGACTACAGAGGGGGAACCCCACAAACTTTCCTGTTGCTTCTGCAACACTTTCCATTCCAGTTGTTGAATTTCAGATGAGGTGAGAGACTCTGATTCATCCTGGGGTCTATGGTGACACACTCCACAGATCCTTATCTGGGGTAGAGGACCAGATGGTAGGATTGGGAGTGGGGATTTAAGGTGGGCCTGGGACTTGACCTGAGTGAGAGGTAGGGGCTGGGATTGGGGCAGGGTTTGAGGCAAGGGTTGGGGCTGGATCTCAGGCAAGGATGGAGGTGGGCGATGGAGAGGTACTGGGGATTCTTGGCCCATGGAGGCATTTGAGATGGTATTGAAAAGGAAGATTGTGGTGCAGTCACTTGAGTCACGGATAGCAGAGG
This genomic stretch from Equus quagga isolate Etosha38 unplaced genomic scaffold, UCLA_HA_Equagga_1.0 63976_RagTag, whole genome shotgun sequence harbors:
- the LOC124234013 gene encoding spermatogenesis-associated protein 31D1-like, translated to SSESSLERHPTANLIEPGNLSFLSPHVLALLERQVRKRSDFLMWKEKEKEKGSFPKKLRPDYQLNPSGKMLESNADECDSAFSLPFWSSAGKPKELHMHEQPPYPKILEDHLQEKCMQLFWGLPSLHSESLPSAIRDSSDCTTIFLFNTISNASMGQESPVPLHRPPPSLPEIQPQPLPQTLPQSQPLPLTQVKSQAHLKSPLPILPSGPLPQIRICGVCHHRPQDESESLTSSEIQQLEWKVLQKQQESLWGSPSVVQRSQEEFCSSAPNFPYHQASQAHASISILPVEFPLSDELRKKLEHHLRKRLIQHRWGLPRRICECLSLMMPPRDFSEIAKSESNRGLSRISVNKDLNVGLSQSKSFHERGSELLQVEKEMGKDRGHSPENGPKAHLLSDPESSSDKDPAYDSEKDLNSHVASLSGKNSRALEESLDQKQLENVLKAHLSKKFEEISEARLPGTVRSSWHASKQTLLLSDKSRTQITQRSLPPSVGGDSSLNTFQELCFIDSSAQQMMETHIKSFHMRMEWGLPCRVLESIQAFKLEDAASQSLTYFYCPPSNNPTLEVDSKSEGFEPHRGSSKSVLQEKVETTNSALVLDRLCPATSPMGRQGQGVPRQSPSGINQEIAEVVQRSKGARQTHLPVTCGITGKASQKFTQLGNRCPPELPARQAGAKHETKDERVSPSDRREGRQDKKMKSEPFSVHSTARDIFRAKELNALQSKTANVLTTSKPGSSQRIRENHSKIEITGTIESPAPKRQVPQDPKSSDLKEHLFRELKSKLEKRNQGQVQGQHTDRSPASESLTYKASLTHAHGVSSGDMGASQVLHVHLEDTGISRKQRQEPWVPKKDRKRYEDKKFPPATMRVSPPGTNKEELGGGDAGLGTSQPTRKSFPTQITASEETLGSKSSQTSSQKAQPPPESLFRKKMNHIFQWLRPGTKGKNQE